In a genomic window of Gossypium arboreum isolate Shixiya-1 chromosome 9, ASM2569848v2, whole genome shotgun sequence:
- the LOC108457278 gene encoding LOW QUALITY PROTEIN: mitogen-activated protein kinase 20-like (The sequence of the model RefSeq protein was modified relative to this genomic sequence to represent the inferred CDS: inserted 1 base in 1 codon; deleted 1 base in 1 codon), whose amino-acid sequence MQQVHRKKSSTEMEFFSEYGDANRYKIQEVIGKGSYGVVCSAIDMHTGQKVAIKKIHDIFEHLSDAARILWEIKLLRLLRHPDIVEIKHIMLPPSQRDFKDIYVVFELMESDLHKVIKANDDLTREHYQFFLYQLLRALKYIHTANVYHRDLKPKNILANANCKLKICDFGLARVAFNDTPTTIFWTDYVATRWYRAPELCGSFFSKYTAAIDIWSIGXAEVLTGKPLFPGKNVVHLLDLMTDLLGTPSLDTISRVRNEKARRYLTSMRKKLPVPFEQKFPNVDPLALRLLQRLLAFDPKFRPNAEEALADPHFKGLAKVEREPSCQPITKMEFEFERRRITKEDIRELIFCEIVEYHPELLKDYKNGTERTSFLYPSAVDQFRKQFAHLEENSGKSGPVIPLERKHVSLPRSTTVHSKTIAPKKQQSINSLKDKQNADEASINTSRETEAIPLHLSRTLQAQQRIPLAKPGKVVGLVVPYENGTITKDAYDPRTFLRSTVLPPQAVHPAISYYKSSTGKFAPDIAINIDTNPFFVTRVKKVEAGDDRNTIDTNLLQAKSHYGGIGVTAAAATTCGKFGTVQYGMTRMY is encoded by the exons ATGCAGCAAGTCCATCGAAAAAag AGTTCAACAGAGATGGaatttttctcagaatatggtgATGCCAATAGATATAAGATTCAAGAAGTTATAGGA AAAGGCAGTTATGGAGTTGTGTGCTCAGCAATCGACATGCATACTGGTCAGAAAGTGGCGATAAAGAAAATACATGATATTTTTGAGCATCTTTCTGATGCTGCTCGAATTCTTTGGGAGATAAAGCTGCTTAGACTTCTTCGGCATCCTGATATTGTAGAGATCAAACACATTATGTTGCCTCCTTCACAAAGGGACTTCAAAGATATTTATGTTGTTTTCGAGCTCATGGAATCAGATCTTCATAAAGTTATTAAAGCTAATGACGACTTGACTAGAGAACACTACCAGTTTTTTCTTTACCAGCTACTTCGGGCTTTGAAGTACATCCATACTG CTAATGTCTACCATCGAGATTTAAAACCAAAGAATATTTTGGCCAATGCAAACTGCAAACTTAAGATATGTGATTTTGGTTTAGCTAGAGTTGCATTCAATGATACACCAACAACAATATTCTGGACG GATTATGTTGCTACAAGATGGTATAGAGCTCCAGAGCTCTGTGGATCCTTTTTCTCTAAG TACACAGCTGCAATTGACATATGGAGTATAG TTGCTGAGGTATTGACTGGGAAACCACTTTTTCCTGGGAAAAATGTTGTCCACCTACTGGATTTGATGACTGATTTGCTTGGTACACCTTCGTTAGATACCATCTCTCGG GTTCGAAATGAGAAGGCAAGAAGATACTTAACAAGCATGAGAAAAAAGCTACCAGTTCCATTTGAACAAAAATTTCCAAATGTAGATCCCTTGGCCTTACGTCTGCTGCAAAGGTTGCTTGCCTTTGATCCAAAATTCCGGCCAAATGCAGAAGAG GCTCTTGCTGATCCTCACTTTAAGGGACTGGCTAAAGTTGAGAGGGAGCCTTCTTGTCAACCAATTACAAAGATGGAGTTCGAATTTGAGAGGCGAAGGATCACGAAGGAGGATATACGGGAGCTAATATTCTGCGAGATTGTAGAATATCATCCTGAGCTGCTCAAAGACTATAAGAATGGAACTGAGAGGACAAGCTTTCTCTATCCGAG tgCGGTTGACCAATTCAGGAAGCAATTTGCACATCTTGAGGAAAATAGTGGTAAAAGTGGCCCAGTTATTCCACTCGAAAGAAAGCATGTCTCTCTTCCCAG GTCAACAACTGTACATTCTAAAACAATAGCCCCCAAAAAGCAGCAAAGCATCAATTCCTTGAAAGATAAGCAAAATGCAGATGAGGCATCCATCAACACTTCCAGGGAAACTGAAGCTATTCCTCTACATTTATCAAGAACCTTGCAGGCACAACAAAGAATCCCACTAG CCAAACCAGGAAAGGTCGTCGGTCTGGTTGTGCCTTATGAGAACGGAACAATCACGAAAGATGCATATGATCCAAGAACATTCTTAAGAAGCACAGTTCTTCCACCCCAGGCAGTCCACCCTGCAATTTCTTATTACAAATCCAGCACTGGAAAATTTGCACCAGATATAGCTATCAACATTGATACGAACCCATTTTTCGTGACCAGAGTGAAGAAGGTGGAAGCTGGTGATGACAGAAATACCATTGATACAAACTTGTTGCAGGCAAAATCTCATTATGGTGGAATAGGTGTTACTGCAGCAGCTGCCACTACTTGTGGGAAGTTTGGAACTGTTCAGTATGGCATGACAAGGATGTATTAG
- the LOC108455689 gene encoding AT-hook motif nuclear-localized protein 16-like, producing the protein MGQSTDLRVPMDQIQNQEQDKVNLHKQGIDDAILMATPKGENIRRPRGRPAGSKNKPKPPIIVTRDSANALRAHAMEVTSGCDVHESLASFARRKQRGICVLSGSGFVTNVTLKQPSSSGAIVTLHGRYEILSLLGSILPPPAPPGITGLTIYLAGAQGQVVGGGVVGALIASGPVLIMAASFMNATFDRLPLDDADEVATTAAAAMQNQYHHQNGRHHHLDMADLYGMMPQNLITNGTNPPEIYSWAPGRTMSKT; encoded by the coding sequence ATGGGGCAAAGCACAGATTTGAGGGTTCCCATGGATCAAATCCAAAACCAAGAACAAGATAAGGTGAATCTTCATAAACAAGGCATTGATGATGCTATACTAATGGCTACTCCCAAGGGAGAGAACATTAGGCGACCTAGAGGAAGACCAGCAGGTTCCAAAAACAAACCCAAACCACCCATTATTGTCACTCGTGATAGTGCAAATGCATTACGAGCTCATGCAATGGAAGTAACTTCAGGTTGTGATGTGCATGAGAGTTTAGCTAGTTTTGCAAGGAGAAAACAACGTGGGATTTGTGTTCTTAGTGGGAGTGGGTTTGTAACCAATGTTACACTCAAACAACCATCTTCATCTGGTGCAATTGTGACTTTACATGGTCGGTATGAGATTCTGTCATTGCTTGGTTCTATCCTTCCACCACCTGCACCACCTGGGATTACGGGGCTAACCATTTACCTTGCTGGGGCTCAAGGACAAGTCGTAGGTGGTGGTGTTGTTGGTGCACTTATTGCTTCTGGTCCTGTTCTTATCATGGCTGCATCTTTCATGAATGCTACTTTTGATCGTTTACCATTGGATGATGCTGATGAAGTTGCAACAACAGCAGCAGCAGCTATGCAGAACCAATATCATCACCAAAATGGTCGGCACCATCACTTGGACATGGCCGATTTGTATGGGATGATGCCACAGAACTTGATCACTAATGGGACCAACCCTCCTGAGATATATTCTTGGGCACCAGGACGAACCATGTCTAAAACCTAA